One window of the Podospora pseudopauciseta strain CBS 411.78 chromosome 4, whole genome shotgun sequence genome contains the following:
- a CDS encoding hypothetical protein (EggNog:ENOG503P2GJ) → MMHNIILLTLPLLVFSLPSPDLIGPRTRPSPFLIRSRAEARDIDYWNTPRPDNFLSKRSNVHSIEYFTNPSPSFKARSPRQVSYPASPLINPEQQTKRATSGQWENMSGSGLYHPAVTSWGPGRQDVYYTHRDRKCRHKYYRGGSNPWIPEWDDLGGSLDSAPSCCSRRSGYMHMFCKGTDYQIWHRPYSGGGWGSWQPMGGNCKHYPSSCSWGGRHASVYTSSSDNQLWGIRYDENSGWGSWQNMGGSLAGAPKSVSWGEGHTGVVVRGTDGQAWATQMMNGNTWGSWTNLGGSLDSEPSAVAWSGTMTVAVGGTDGAVWMRTYTNSTGNWGNWMNMGGDVRPGTAPDVVAWGNQMEVYYTGRDGAMYRKKATNGQWTASWENMGGSVTTKPSGLAWDNGKVDVYGMASDGSTRRCY, encoded by the coding sequence ATGATGCATAACATCATATTGCtcacccttccccttctcgtCTTTTCCCTCCCATCACCTGATCTTATAGGGCCCCGCACCCGTCCTTCACCTTTCCTCATCCGCAGCCGCGCGGAAGCAAGAGATATTGACTATTGGAATACGCCCCGCCCCGATAACTTCCTCTCCAAGCGGTCCAATGTTCACTCGATCGAGTACTTCACTAATCCCTCTCCGTCTTTCAAAGCCCGTTCTCCTCGCCAGGTATCCTATCCTGCCTCACCCTTGATCAACCCGGAGCAACAAACCAAGCGAGCAACATCTGGCCAGTGGGAAAACATGTCTGGCTCTGGCTTGTACCACCCCGCGGTTACATCCTGGGGCCCCGGTCGGCAGGACGTATATTATACGCATCGCGACCGAAAATGCCGTCACAAGTACTATCGCGGCGGTAGCAACCCGTGGATTCCAGAGTGGGACGATCTGGGTGGAAGCCTCGACTCTGCTCCAAGTTGTTGCAGTAGGAGAAGTGGATACATGCACATGTTTTGCAAAGGAACAGACTATCAGATTTGGCATCGCCCCTACAGTGGCGGTGGGTGGGGATCATGGCAACCGATGGGGGGCAACTGCAAGCACTATCCTTCCTCGTGCTCCTGGGGCGGCAGGCATGCGTCTGTCTACACCAGCTCCAGTGACAATCAGCTGTGGGGGATTAGGTACGATGAGAATAGCGGATGGGGCAGCTGGCAAAACATGGGCGGCTCCCTCGCCGGTGCGCCAAAGTCTGTAAGCTGGGGTGAAGGCCACAcgggagtggtggtgagagggaCAGATGGACAGGCATGGGCGACACAAATGATGAATGGAAATACTTGGGGAAGCTGGACAAACCTCGGGGGCTCGTTGGATAGTGAACCCAGCGCCGTTGCTTGGAGCGGCACTATGACTGTGGCCGTTGGGGGAACCGACGGGGCGGTGTGGATGAGAACTTacaccaacagcaccggGAATTGGGGTAACTGGATGAAcatgggtggtgatgtgcgACCAGGCACGGCTCCAGATGTTGTTGCTTGGGGCAATCAGATGGAAGTGTACTACACTGGCCGGGACGGTGCCATGTACCGCAAAAAGGCCACCAATGGCCAGTGGACAGCTTCGTGGGAGAATATGGGCGGCAGTGTTACTACGAAACCTAGCGGCTTAGCATGGGATAACGGAAAGGTGGATGTATACGGCATGGCGTCGGATGGTAGCACCCGTCGATGCTATTGA
- a CDS encoding hypothetical protein (EggNog:ENOG503NUD9; COG:C), giving the protein MPSKETGQLRIVDSRTENAYLIPIHDNFIRAKDLMAITTPDPKGSDIEQKLTVLDNGFENVACMESEITLIDGNRGQIQYRGHPIQELFQNNDYEDVLYLLMWGKLPTQAEKLDVRRKFAAAMVPTKTVVDTIAAFPRNSDTYPMCLAGLCAFMSGDKVIANNRHTHKPSFHNNFEQADAAIIRTIAYYATTLALIHCHKRKLTFTNPDPNGSLIGNLLLMMGKTNKETGVGPDPEIQACLEKLWICYADHEMTNSTAGLLHAGSTLADPGSCAISALVCGFGPLHGGAIDLAYEALGKIKHPSFVPAYIEMVKSKKARLFGYGHRIYRTRDPRLSLIEELIEKNREKCDANPLLRVAFAIDKLANEDEYFVSRKLKANADLLGCFLYSALGFETDMITAIITLSRIPGGLAHWRETLDKPIKIWRPRQIYTGDRTDDVDTSGRQSLSSNEGPLKEKHGIQVRELNSGKSNKIPLKVKAILWAKSCFS; this is encoded by the exons ATGCCTTCCAAAGAGACCGGCCAACTGCGCATTGTGGATTCTCGCACCGAGAATGCCTacctcatccccatccatgATAACTTCATCCGGGCCAAGGACCTCATGGCTATCACCACCCCAGATCCAAAGGGCAGCGATATTGAGCAGAAGCTCACCGTCCTGGACAATGGCTTTGAGAATGTCGCGTGCATGGAATCCGAGATCACCCTGAT TGACGGCAACCGGGGCCAAATCCAATATCGTGGCCATCCCATCCAAGAGCTCTTCCAAAACAATGACTATGAGGATGTGCTTTACCTCTTGATGTGGGGAAAGCTTCCTACACAAGCCGAAAAGCTGGATGTGCGACGAAAGTTCGCTGCTGCCATGGTACCAACCAAGACAGTCGTTGACACCATAGCTGCGTTCCC ACGCAACAGCGATACATACCCGATGTGCCTCGCTGGTCTCTGTGCCTTCATGTCAGGGGACAAGGTAATTGCCAACAAtcgacacacacacaaacccaGCTTCCACAACAACTTCGAACAGGCCGATGCGGCCATCATCCGCACCATCGCCTACTATGCTACTACCCTCGCTCTCATTCACTGTCACAAGCGAAAGCTGACCTTCACAAACCCGGATCCCAATGGCAGCCTCATTGGAAAtctgctgttgatgatgggcaaGACAAACAAGGAGACTGGTGTAGGTCCCGATCCCGAGATTCAGGCGTGCCTTGAGAAGCTCTGGATCTGCTACGCAGACCATGAGATGACCAACTCTACCGCCGGCCTTCTCCATGCTGGCTCCACTCTTGCCGATCCAGGCTCTTGCGCCATTTCCGCTTTGGTGTGCGGATTTGGTCCCCTTCATGGAGGCGCCATCGATCTTGCTTATGAAGCACTGGGCAAGATCAAGCACCCCAGTTTTGTCCCTGCTTACATTGAAATggtcaagtccaagaaggCTCGTCTGTTCGGCTACGGTCACCGCATCTACCGCACCCGCGACCCCCGCCTTTCCCTCATTGAGGAACTTATTGAGAAGAACAGGGAGAAGTGTGACGCCAACCCTCTGCTCAGGGTTGCCTTTGCCATCGACAAGCTGGCCAATGAGGACGAGTACTTTGTGAGCAGGAAGCTCAAGGCGAATGCCGATCTCTTGGGATGCTTCTTGTACTCTGCTCT GGGCTTCGAGACCGACATGATCACGGCCATCATAACTCTATCGCGAATTCCCGGTGGTCTCGCACACTGGAGAGAGACCTTGG ACAAACCCATTAAGATTTGGCGTCCCCGTCAGATCTACACTGGCGACAGAACTGATGATGTTGACACTTCAGGACGGCAATCTTTATCCTCCAACGAAGGCCCCTTGAAGGAGAAGCACGGCATCCAGGTCCGTGAACTTAACTCTGGCAAGAGCAACAAGATTCCCCTCAAGGTTAAAGCTATCCTTTGGGCCAAGAGCTGCTTTTCCTAG
- a CDS encoding hypothetical protein (EggNog:ENOG503PBER) — protein sequence MAAAAVAPTSTTGFVCMWNGTKDGADAFVDYGNGNTNINEPQKVNIVAHDIRHLEPKPSLAGDGYELADHVSNLSTEDMLAGNTPEGRKLIETEYYAECKKIIADITKAPIVEPYIFRIRQNGAHPRDFGTKNVANKGMTSASLPIAHVDRDRRTLRDGIIEYFGEEEAERLFKKHKRYAQINVWRGVDEVIKKWPLIFINHAQVPNWDYDSHMATVTPINDPRVAIRGQKAQDSVLKYAAEYSYYYVSDMKKEEVLVFSSGDSDAARVVPHGAFWDDNTADDAPTRRSLEVRAWVFFDDEE from the coding sequence AtggccgctgctgctgttgcccccacctccaccacagGCTTTGTCTGCATGTGGAATGGCACCAAGGACGGTGCCGACGCTTTTGTCGACTATGGCAAtggcaacaccaacatcaacgaGCCCCAGAAGGTCAACATTGTGGCTCACGACATCCGCCACTTGGAGCCCAAGCCATCTCTCGCCGGAGACGGCTACGAGCTCGCCGACCATGTCAGCAACCTTTCCACCGAGGACATGCTTGCTGGAAACACTCCCGAGGGCCGCAAGTTGATTGAGACCGAGTACTATGCCGAGTGCAAGAAGATCATTGCCGACATCACCAAGGCCCCCATCGTGGAGCCTTACATCTTCCGCATCCGACAAAACGGTGCTCATCCTCGCGATTTTGGCACCAAGAACGtggccaacaagggcatGACCTCGGCCTCCCTTCCAATTGCCCACGTTGACCGTGACCGCCGCACGCTCCGTGACGGCATCATTGAATactttggcgaggaggaggccgagagaCTGTTCAAGAAGCACAAGCGGTATGCCCAAATCAACGTTTGGCGTGGTGTGGACGAGGTCATCAAGAAGTGGCCCCTCATCTTTATCAACCACGCCCAAGTCCCCAACTGGGATTATGACAGCCACATGGCCACGGTTACGCCCATCAATGACCCCCGCGTCGCCATCCGCGGCCAAAAGGCGCAGGACAGTGTTCTCAAGTATGCCGCCGAGTACAGCTACTACTATGTCAGCGacatgaagaaggaggaggtgcttGTCTTCTCGTCAGGCGACAGCGATGCCGCTCGCGTTGTGCCCCACGGCGCTTTCTGGGACGACAACACGGCTGATGATGCGCCCACCAGGCGCTCGCTCGAGGTCCGTGCCTGGGTTTtctttgacgacgaggagtAA
- a CDS encoding hypothetical protein (EggNog:ENOG503NU52; COG:S), with protein MAVMATVATGSTSALAAVDTEPISEQPVSDGVDDVDVPPPYSVWSPWQKKLIVAGAAFGGFFNPITAQVYLPALTVLEDEFGVTEAEINLTVTTYMIFQGLTPILFSGFTDTLGRRPGYIFCFIVYISANIALALANDYEDLLVIRCFQSAGSATIMVICQAVVADIITSAERGAYIALTAIPSILGPSLGPVIGGAMTQYMGWRSIFWMLTIAAGINFLLMLLFIPETCRKVVGDGSVRPPWWCQSVYQWFYYRRHPSVPQNLNSLEKSAYTTDEGKLKYATSHLFSSFALLREKELALLLIIGGTVFTGVYAVGTAMPALLQNLYGFTPMQIGLMYLPLAGGSILAVVFVGPGMNWNLRRHARKLGMPVDKKTKMDLSRFPIEKVRLEIAFPFLLLGVGIITSWGWITVNKVEIEKVIIVVLFLGVGLVGVNNVVNALIVDIYPDTAGAALAAYNLAKCIMGAASSGFVAPMILGMGMGPAFTLLGCLYLLLVPIILLVMWKGVVWRTSRHARELRKKGSILVREQEPQESVSDSDMASTPQKETTSTEILPAEKDARSTSV; from the coding sequence ATGGCAGTCATGGCAACCGTGGCGACAGGAAGCACATCTGCTCTCGCTGCTGTCGACACCGAGCCCATCTCTGAGCAGCCCGTCTCGGACGGTGTTGACGACGTCGACGTGCCACCTCCGTATTCCGTATGGTCACCGTGGCAAAAGAAGCTCATCGTCGCCGGCGCCGCCTTTGGTGGTTTCTTCAACCCAATCACGGCACAAGTCTACCTACCTGCTCTAACCGTCTTGGAAGACGAGTTCGGCGTCACCGAGGCCGAAATCAACCTGACCGTTACCACCTACATGATCTTCCAGGGCTTGACTCCTATCCTATTCAGTGGCTTTACCGACACACTGGGAAGACGACCTGGATACATTTTTTGTTTCATCGTATACATCTCAGCCAATATTGCCCTGGCTCTCGCAAATGACTATGAGGACTTGCTGGTAATACGGTGTTTCCAGTCAGCCGGATCAGCGACCATCATGGTGATCTGTCAGGCAGTGGTGgccgacatcatcaccagcgccGAAAGAGGAGCTTACATTGCATTGACGGCCATCCCGTCCATTCTGGGCCCATCCCTCGGTCCCGTCATTGGCGGTGCTATGACGCAATACatgggttggaggagcaTCTTTTGGATGTTGACCATTGCAGCGGGCATCAACTTCTTGCTCATGCTGTTGTTCATACCAGAAACGTGCCGCAAGGTGGTAGGTGACGGATCCGTCCGCCCTCCCTGGTGGTGTCAGAGCGTGTATCAGTGGTTTTACTACCGTCGGCACCCTAGTGTCCCTCAAAACCTTAACTCGCTTGAAAAGTCTGCGTACACCACGGACGAGGGCAAACTCAAGTACGCCACTTCTCACTTGTTTTCATCCTTTGCGTTGCTCCGAGAGAAGGAGCTCGCACTTTTACTCATCATCGGCGGTACCGTTTTCACTGGGGTCTATGCCGTGGGAACGGCCATGCCAGCCCTTCTCCAAAACTTGTATGGCTTTACCCCTATGCAAATTGGACTCATGTATTTACCATTGGCTGGTGGCTCAATCCTTgcggtggtgtttgttggACCCGGCATGAACTGGAACCTGAGACGGCATGCCAGAAAGCTGGGAATGCCGGTGGACAAGAAAACCAAGATGGACCTCAGTCGGTTTCCCATTGAGAAGGTTAGACTGGAGATTGCATTCCCATTTTTGCTCTTGGGCGTCGGGATTATAACCTCTTGGGGCTGGATCACCGTCAACAAGGTCGAGATTGAAAAGGTGATCATTGTGGTGCTTTTCcttggggttggtttggttggaGTCAACAATGTGGTCAACGCGCTGATTGTCGACATTTATCCCGACACAGCCGGCGCGGCGCTGGCAGCCTACAACCTAGCAAAATGCATCATGGGCGCAGCATCGTCTGGATTCGTGGCGCCCATGATCCTAGGGATGGGCATGGGTCCGGCGTTTACTCTCTTGGGTTGTCTCTACCTTCTACTCGTGCCCATCATACTCTTGGTAATGTGGAAGGGGGTTGTCTGGAGGACATCCAGACATGCAAGAGAGCTGAGAAAGAAGGGCAGCATCTTAGTCAGGGAGCAGGAGCCTCAGGAATCGGTTTCTGATAGTGACATGGCAAGCACACCGCAAAAGGAAACAACGAGTACCGAGATTCTGCCGGCAGAAAAGGACGCAAGGTCGACATCCGTATAA
- a CDS encoding hypothetical protein (EggNog:ENOG503P7PG): MRHEYVRLHVIHCEVVWFKDCLVPEIPETDNCPNLRLSPTSALPSVKSRTTTKMDTTNTKRFFDNPIIRTFLGLHNFLVLASSTILTGILSYFLHHYRYRNTHLVYQEVIAVVTLFLYLFATFLPAFKFYRGYMLPLNLLLSYFWLTSLIFSSQDYAGNRCLYNSPPFVNRCRLKHTIQAFWIIGFSYLFLNAILEALMWAGSRTNRLLHGGDIEKDRPLTSGNAVPVSNGHGTTTTV; encoded by the exons ATGCGTCATGAATACGTGAGGCTACACGTCATTCATTGTGAGGTTGTCTGGTTTAAAGATTGTCTTGTTCCAGAAATCCCAGAGACAGACAACTGCCCCAATCTCCGCCTCTCACCAACATCAGCATTGCCCTCTGTTAAATCAAGAACAACCACCAAGATggacaccaccaacaccaagcgcTTTTTTGACAATCCCATCATCCGCACCTTTCTTGGGCTCCACAACTTTTTGGTGCTTGCGTCTTCAACCATCTTGACTGGGATCTTGTCCTACTTTTTACACCATTACCGCTACCGAAACACGCATCTTGTGTACCAAGAAGTGATTGCAGTAGTGACCCTTTTTCTATATCTTTTTGCAACCTTTTTACCGGCATTCAAATTTTACAGAGGCTATATGCTTCCGCTTAACCTCCTGCTCTCATACTTCTGGCTCACAAGCTTGATTTTCAGCAGCCAGGATTATGCCGGTAATAGGTGCTTGTACAATTCTCCTCCTTTTGTCAACAGGTGCCGGCTCAAGCATACTATTCAGGCATTTTGGATCATTGGGTT TTCATACCTGTTCCTCAATGCGATCTTAGAAGCTCTGATGTGGGCTGGTTCGCGGACGAACAGACTTCTCCACGGTGGTGACATCGAGAAGGACAGACCGCTTACGAGTGGCAACGCAGTCCCTGTGAGCAACGGTCATGGAACCACAACCACGGTGTAG
- a CDS encoding hypothetical protein (COG:S; EggNog:ENOG503P35K) — MFSSFKEQTQCQTQHQSPTPRVNMSPPSSSTPDPPPLIPFEESDSAGNNTAVLVTAVVALALAILSVIARIHTRLYSRQGVGLDDYMFVGSTIGQSVCGGLLLWFYAVAAYGLWLADVPVKGQLGLSGHDLERITLYLKMFYVVAMLYLVVSGTAMLGILLMYRRIFQSDKAFNIQLMSLAHSSSDGG; from the exons ATGTTTTCCTCTTTTAAAGAGCAAACGCAGTGCCAAACACAGCACCAATCACCGACGCCACGAGTCAACATGTCACCTCCCTCGTCTTCTACCCCAGATCCGCCCCCACTGATCCCATTTGAGGAATCTGACAGCGCGGGCAACAACACCGCAGTTCTCGTCACTGCTGTTGTAGCACTAGCACTTGCAATCCTTTCGGTCATCGCTCGTATTCACACCCGATTATACTCTAGACAGGGAGTTGGGCTAGATGATTACATGTTTGTTGGGTCCACGATCGGACAATCTGTCTGCGGTGGGCTTTTACTGTGGT TTTATGCCGTTGCTGCTTACGGATTATGGCTGGCCGATGTCCCCGTCAAAGGCCAGCTGGGGCTGTCAGGCCACGACCTCGAGCGAATCACACTCTACCTCAAAATGTTTTATGTCGTTGCAATGCTTTATCTTGTCGTCAGCGGTACCGCAATGCTGGGTATCTTGCTCATGTACCGCCGCATCTTTCAATCAGACAAGGCATTCAATATTCAGCTCATGTCGTTGGCGCACTCGTCTTCGGATGGGGGCTAG
- a CDS encoding hypothetical protein (EggNog:ENOG503NZXC; COG:O): MLRLALLAGVGLAKGALGVNLIASHFSGGIYTLSLTTTGTSGTISVTSQTNGCGTTPGWIELYSDTRKLYCFDESWTGRGQHAEFNVQNDGRLSLASSLQVSGNSVHGILYGGPDGRSYIATAEYSPSTITTYKLPLQGSRVQQTEKFTLARRGPHQRQDVPHPHEVHLDPTGKFILVPDLGADLIRVFRIDTNSGRLTSCASHATGAGDGPRHVKFWKSESGKEKVFSLNELGNSVSAWDVNYTNDCISLTRTHSISTYAPGKKGGANTKAAEIRTFGNFLYASNRADQTFGNSQDSIAIYTIDPTTGAIAWLEAANSYSYYPRTFAFNKNGTLVAIGGQTSSNVAIVARDTATGKLGNLVANVQVGQKGRAGEEDGLSAVVWVE; this comes from the exons ATGCTTCGCCTCGCATTGTTGGCCGGTGTTGGCCTAGCCAAGGGGGCATTGGGTGTCAATCTCATTGCCTCTCACTTCAGCGGCGGCATCTATACCCTTTCCCTGACCACCACAGGTACCAGCGGTACCATCTCGGTGACATCTCAAACCAACGGATGCGGAACTACCCCCGGATGGATTGAGTTGTACTCCGACACTCGAAAGCTTTATTGCTTTGACGAATCGTGGACGGGTCGCGGCCAACATGCCGAGTTCAACGTTCAGAACGATGGACGGCTTTCACTAGCCTCGTCTTTGCAGGTTTCAGGCAATTCCGTGCATGGGATTCTTTACGGCGGTCCCGATGGCAGGAGTTACATTGCCACGGCCGAATA TTCTCCCTCAACCATTACCACCTACAAGCTTCCCCTCCAGGGCAGCCGGGTACAACAGACGGAAAAATTCACCCTTGCTCGTCGTGGACCTCATCAAAGACAGGAtgtccctcatcctcacgAGGTTCATCTTGATCCTACCGGAAAGTTCATCCTTGTTCCTGACCTGGGTGCCGATTTGATCCGCGTGTTCCGCATTGACACCAACTCTGGCCGTCTCACTTCATGTGCTTCCCACGCAACCGGTGCCGGTGACGGACCTCGTCACGTAAAGTTCTGGAAGTCGGAGAGCGGCAAGGAAAAGGTTTTCTCCCTCAACGAGCTTGGCAACTCCGTTTCTGCCTGGGATGTCAACTACACCAACGACTGCATCTCGCTCACCAGGACTCACAGCATCTCCACCTACGCCCCCGGCAAGAAAGGTGGCGCCAACACCAAAGCGGCCGAGATCCGTACTTTTGGAAACTTTTTGTACGCTTCCAACAGAGCTGATCAGACATTTGGCAACTCTCAGGATTCCATCGCCATTTACACCATCGACCCCACCACTGGTGCCATTGCCTGGCTTGAGGCGGCCAACAGTTACTCGTACTATCCCCGTACATTTGCCTTCAACAAGAACGGCACCCTCGTCGCCATTGGTGGTCAAACCTCGAGCAACGTGGCTATTGTGGCAAGGGACACTGCAACTGGTAAGCTTGGGAACTTGGTGGCCAACGTCCAAGTGGGCCAAAAAGGCCGGGCTGGTGAAGAGGATGGTTTGAGTGCTGTTGTCTGGGTCGAGTAA
- a CDS encoding hypothetical protein (EggNog:ENOG503PG2G) — MDLQNRPPVSQCLDSAIFTFDLSTTANSSTCRKLTTLTMPLPPILRLSPDTRRRVYLYLGLAPWKPAERYIFNLHRGNVLMDESDDSTNPVQFHGLLLSCRVIYQETAVLLYSANSFVAYLEDDCDRLLALTTTAISSLTHLKIVVNQNSCHQQCTQCINSRVEDSSLYCYHQPTPEPCDEDASQAADQPPNGRLLTSSDTTTESLFENWRSAIEHLSASLVPGRLTLSVVCDVAHDDLKAGKLVVAPMALLPRLNDCHIRLSWRANAKLQQLARDAVEQARCIALPKSTAPSSSSPLLRLPRELRLRILAYTDLVTPIREVSWDGETYKADGSSNYLSWHRAGFDNGTLARCRSDHHYGCKFKSCWSRGSADRYIGCFCSVRHAAVSSTCRCWSPPTPLFLVCRSLCYEAQHVFFSSNRFIVHDHVYTDTNSGTRMQSTWGLSTYPHARLTASKFLRDKVPDNSLGSIRFLELTFPAYSHEAWPDPDGPAIKEWIETIKHVNDKLNKPGLTLRIIMADAAHCAQETQRTMTDENGEVVKRAYTSLIDPLRCLGQDCTGEPLHRFYAHLPDPLAWTEASEALLAEDPCKYFHGINLKEQKLREEAERLVLGDERYEKQWGCAGVDVGHTGEGEGKDDYHDDGRSNEDNDYAINEASGTLLAKTLEEWEEDERELKEPKGSYWLFFHHLLRSGAL; from the exons ATGGACTTGCAGAAC CGGCCACCGGTGTCTCAGTGCTTGGATTCAGCTATTTTCACCTTCGACCTCTCAACAACCGCCAACTCGTCCACCTGTCGAAAGCTCACCACCCTAACTATGCCGCTACCTCCAATCCTGCGCCTCTCGCCTGACACCCGCCGCAGAGTTTACCTCTACTTGGGCCTTGCACCATGGAAGCCGGCCGAGAGATACATTTTCAATCTACATAGAGGCAACGTGTTGATGGATGAATCCGATGACAGCACCAATCCTGTTCAGTTCCACGGACTTCTCCTCTCCTGTCGTGTCATCTACCAAGAAACAGCCGTCCTGCTGTACTCAGCCAACAGTTTTGTCGCCTACTTGGAGGATGACTGTGACCGTCTGCTGGCCCTGACAACAACTGCAATCTCTTCACTCACTCATCTCAAGATTGTTGTCAACCAAAATTCCTGCCACCAGCAATGCACCCAGTGCATCAACTCCCGGGTTGAGGATTCTAGTCTCTATTGCTACCACCAACCGACCCCCGAGCCTTGCGATGAGGATGCTTCACAGGCAGCAGACCAACCCCCGAATGGGCGCCTTTTGACCAGCTCAGATACAACAACCGAAAGCCTGTTTGAGAATTGGCGTTCAGCTATTGAGCATCTCTCTGCGAGTCTTGTGCCTGGTCGCCTCACATTATCCGTGGTTTGCGATGTCGCGCACGACGACCTCAAGGCTGGCAAGCTTGTTGTCGCCCCAATGGCTTTACTGCCACGACTTAATGACTGCCACATTAGGCTTAGTTGGAGGGCCAATGCAAAGCTTCAACAGCTTGCTCGCGACGCTGTTGAGCAGGCACGCTGCATTGCGTTGCCAAAGTCCACtgccccttcttcttcctcgcctcttCTGCGTCTTCCACGTGAGCTGCGGTTGCGTATACTCGCATACACAGATCTTGTGACCCCAATTAGGGAGGTGTCATGGGATGGGGAAACTTACAAAGCTGATGGGTCTTCAAATTACCTGTCGTGGCATCGCGCGGGCTTTGACAATGGGACACTCGCTAGATGCCGAAGCGACCATCATTATGGGTGCAAATTCAAAAGCTGCTGGTCTCGAGGGTCAGCTGACCGCTACATTGGTTGTTTCTGTTCGGTTCGACACGCCGCCGTCTCATCAACATGCCGTTGTTGGTCACCACCGACGCCGCTCTTTCTTGTTTGTCGCAGTCTGTGTTATGAGGCTCAGCATGTGTTCTTTTCCTCGAATCGTTTCATAGTTCACGATCATGTCTACACTGATACAAACTCGGGAACTCGGATGCAATCCACTTGGGGGTTGAGCACATATCCCCATGCCCGCCTCACTGCCAGCAAGTTCCTTCGAGACAAGGTTCCCGATAACTCTCTTGGATCGATCCGCTTTCTTGAGCTCACTTTCCCGGCTTACAGCCACGAGGCGTGGCCTGATCCGGATGGGCCGGCAATTAAAGAATGGATCGAGACCATCAAACATGTCAACGACAAACTCAACAAACCTGGCCTTACACTTCGTATCATCATGGCAGATGCTGCACACTGCGCACAAGAGACACAACGCACCATGACGGATGAGAACGGAGAGGTGGTCAAGCGTGCGTACACGAGTCTCATCGATCCGCTAAGATGTTTGGGTCAGGACTGCACAGGCGAGCCCTTGCACAGATTTTACGCCCATCTGCCAGACCCATTGGCGTGGACTGAAGCGAGTGAAGCGTTGCTTGCTGAAGATCCATGTAAATACTTTCATGGGATCAACTTGAAAGAGCAAAAGCTACGTGAGGAGGCAGAGCGGTTGGTCTTGGGCGATGAGCGCTATGAGAAGCAGTGGGGCTGCGCCGGTGTAGACGTTGGGCAcactggagaaggagagggaaaggaTGACTATCATGACGATGGCAGAAGCAACGAAGATAACGACTACGCGATTAACGAGGCATCTGGTACGTTGTTGGCCAAGACGTTGGAGgaatgggaggaggatgaaagAGAGCTAAAGGAGCCAAAGGGAAGCTACTGGTTGTTCTTTCACCATCTCCTTCGATCAGGAGCTTTATAG